Genomic segment of Phycisphaerales bacterium AB-hyl4:
AGGGCTATGCCAGCCACGAGCGCGAAACGCTTGAGTCGGTCATCCGTGCCCGGCAGCAGGCGGTCGACGCATCGGGCATCCAGGACCAGGCCCAGGCGGAAAACCTGCTCACCGGTGCGCTGCGGCAACTGTTCGCCCTCTCCGAAAGCTACCCCGACCTCAAGGCCAACCAGAACTTCATGAAGCTTCAGGAAGAGCTCACCGGCACGGAGAACCGCATCGGCTTCGCGCGACAACACTTCAACAACACCGTCGGTCAGTACAACACGGCCGTCCAGCAGTTCCCCACCAATGTGATTGCGGGCACGTTCGGTTTCCAGCAGCGCGACTTCTTCGAGATCGAAGACCCGGGCCACCGCGAAGCGCCCGAAGTGAAATTCTGAACGTGTGGGTTACACCAGGTGGAAAGCGCAGAGGCGATCAGCCATGAGCAAAGGGCAAGCGACGATTCACGCCTATCCACCGGGCACGACGTTTCACGATCTGATTCGCCGAAACAAGCGCAACAGCGTCTTCCTGGTGCTGCTGATGATGGTGCTGGCGGCGGCGCTGTTCATGGCTGTGGCGGCGGCGTTGATGGCGTTCACCGCGGAAGCGATCGGGTGGGAGGGGTTGGCATTGGCCGGCGGTCTGGCTGTGGTGGTGGTGACGGTGGCGAGCTTATGGAGTTACTACCGCGGCGGGCGGGCAATGCTGCGTGCCAGCGGGGCCAGCAAGGTCGAGCGTGATCAGGACCTGGAGTTGTTCAACGTCGTCGAGGAACTGACCCTCGCCGCCGGCCTGCCGATGCCGGAGGTGTATCTGATCCCGAGCAAGGCGCTCAACGCC
This window contains:
- a CDS encoding LemA family protein, whose translation is MDPATVILLLVLLGLIVIVGLWVAMAYNRLVRKRVQAENAWSQIDVQLKRRHDLIPNLVETVKGYASHERETLESVIRARQQAVDASGIQDQAQAENLLTGALRQLFALSESYPDLKANQNFMKLQEELTGTENRIGFARQHFNNTVGQYNTAVQQFPTNVIAGTFGFQQRDFFEIEDPGHREAPEVKF